The genomic interval AAAATGCATTCTTCATAGGACTGTTATATGAATTAAATGAAACAGTGTAAATGTCAGCATAATAACTGCTCATCAGATAGAAGCTGCTATTCACATGAGAAAGGTGAAgcagagaacctgcctgcaaaggcaggagatgcaagagatgcaggtttggatccctgggtcggaagatcccctggagaaggaaatggcaacccactccagcattcctgcctagaaaattccacggacagagaagcttgacaggctacagtctacagggtcaaaaagagtcggacactatggAGCACATATCACAGACACATATcacattagaaaataagaaattttctaAGATGTATCAAAAAAGAATCAAGACTATAAATATTATAATGAGACTACAAGGTAAAAAATCAGAAGAAGTCATTGGTACTGTGCGGACCAATGTTCAAAATGACACTGACCATCCTAGTATTTCTGGACAGCTTCAAGGCTTTCGGAAATGAAGAGGAATATTTTGTTTTAGACACACAATGGCATCAAATCCAAATCTGTTAATCTAAATACGGAACAGCAGCACTTCTTCTTGGACAAACTCATTTATGAGCTGTCAAAATCTGTTTGGAAACTGGAGGagcaggcagcagcagcagaattaagaaaagtaataatcaagtcttaaaaatacatttaataatgtCAAATATTGCAACATCTGTACCTAAATCTCTTTAAGAGTGGGAAAGTTCAACTATTATCagaaatttttcttcttcaaaatcagaacaaaaacaagaaaggtCACCTTTGGTgtggaaatattttatgaaagtaAAAAGCTCCTAAGACATGcttcatttgaattttatttccttaaaacttGAGATTTCTTCACTACCTGACAACATTTACAAAATGGAATGCACACTTTTTCCTAAAATTAAGGTTTCTTTTCTTAAGAATCTACTTAAAACACCTGGCACTCTTCAAAAACTATTTcaactaaaataaatgaagaggaattcAATGCAAACtttgataaaatattaagtaCCAATTTCCTATGACCATTCACCTCCTCTAATCTACTATGGTCATCCTACAGTACATATTGTAATTTCCTTTGAagaatttcttataaaaataacaattctCAGATATACTACCCAAGAGGAGAAACACAGTATATTCCTTCTCCCAATTATGTTCACGTAAACCACAGAAGCTTACATTTCAGTGGTTGCACTCAGTCTAGTCTGCTTCCTAAAATAATGAATAACCCTCTCTAAAGTCCAAAGATGGTTTTTCATTTCAGACAGGCAAAAAAAGTAGGAGACTGTGTCTCAGTGAGCATATGGGACCATCACAAGACTTTCCAAAAGTACCAAGCCTTAAGACTGTCATTCTTGATTTGGAGAAGAGCCAACTGCCCTCCTCAATCAAAGTCATAACAAATCCAACAGGCTGTGGTTGAAGTACGTTCAGTACAGTCTACTACTGAATAAAAGACCCAAGAAGTAAACAGAAACATCTGTGCAGCAAATATGCACAAGACACTTCCTACATACTGACGGGACATACACAGTGTTATTCTTAACAGAGCCTGTCATCACATATAAGCACGGGGTCTTCTAGTTCTCAAACCACTAGCACACAATCTCTCTtcattatacaaataaaaaagctgaagctctaaatTTATAAAGTTACCTGCTTAAGGACACTTAGCTAAAAATTAGTAGAACTAGAAGTCTACCCACAGTCTAGTGTCTTTCTATAACACATCAATTACAAAGTTATACACTGTTATCTTCAATATTAGAAAGCTAGACACATCATGCTATGCATTAATATTAAATCATCCAAGAttctgaggggggaaaaaaaagccttaaaCTTCCAAAATTTGTTTCAATTTATGTGTAAGTTCCATACTTACATGCCAGTAGCTTTTTAAAAGCCATGATATCATACACCAACTATTCTGAAACATTAAATGTCTAAAATCCTACTTTTTCTTTAGAAgtatagtattttataatttaattataatgcTAAATGGCATGGTATCAGTATAAAACAGCTAATCTGGAACTTAGAATATCTGTACTATCTCAGTGATGAAACTTTCATGGTGATCTTTTATAGTGGTTACCTCTGTGGAGTTTGTTGACTGACAATAGCATTGGCAGTCTCCCTCAGATACACCTCCCAATCTGTTTCAGGGATTTCTTGATCTGCAGTAAAAGGATATCTACATGACAAAAACAGAACacaataaattaaatgaaagtgGGCTGATATCACAACATGATTCCTGTGGTAACTGACCCCTTTTACTCACTGTTGCACTCTGCAGGCTTCACACATAAGCAGAGCTTTTCTGAGATTTCTGCAGGACTTCTCTGCAAGTCTGTGAGCCAGTTGTGGAGGAAGATTCAGACCCTCCTTCTTACATACAGTAGATAACACATGGCaaatctacaaataaaataattaacataaatGAACAATCTGTCAAACTACATGCTGAGACAATTTCTGTTAAGAATATTGTTACAGAACCccaacctttcttttttttggtcactaCCTTACCTTAATCCACTGTTCCTTCAGCAGGAAGCCAGTGGTCTAACTTAGCTATCAGGTAGAGTCAGCAACTAGATGGGCACCTGGAGAAAGATCTGGTCCCAGTTCcatgcctgccagcctcctcgAGGCAGCAAGAAGTTGGAGACAAAGGGCCTCAGGTTGGTGGCAAAGACACTGCTCACAAGGCTGCCAAGTTGAGCTGCACAAGCCTAACTGGACACAACTCAGGCACTAAGATGTGAATTGTACTCATAGGAGAGACGTAACCTGGTGGTCCTGCTGCTTTATAGACATTTTTAACTCTATCACTCTCAAAGTCTTTACAAGTGAAATTCACAACATACAGTGTCACGTATTATCCCTACTTTGCATCAAATCACCCCAAACCTATTAACAGCAGAAACTCACTTATTGTGAGAAACTGGCATTTTTACTGATAGCTATTAAgaatgataaaggaaaaaaaatacacattatgtTGATTCAGACTAACTTTGGTCTCTGAACTAGGGACTAGGAATTCCCAAATCATCTTCTCGCAAAATCTATTTCCTGAATATTCAAGTCTCCTCTATAAGCCAGTTAAGTCAGGCTGAGGTAGAAGCTACTACATAACTTGCTTTTCCTTAGTTTCATAAAATCCACAAGTACTACCTATTTAAAGtaaaagatgatttaaagaaaagaacGTTTTCTATATACTGGTATCTGGTGTTTACTACTATACAGATAATGGTTTGAGTCAGCACCTAGGCTATAGCCATTTCTGAACTGCTGACATAGTTCACTATGTTTTTGCAAAGACAAACACAGTAGGGATGTACACATAGTATGCATGGAATCTGAACTGAATTCTTCTGAAAAATTTAACTTGACTTACATCTTCAATGCTGGGAGCAGGCACACGAACTGCAAGGCATCTACTACGAATAGGTGGTATCACTTTAGATGTAGAATTGCAACACAAGATCAATCTGCAGGTGGACATATACTTTTCCATGGTTCTGCGCAAggcatgttgagcatctttagtAAGTTTGTCAACTTCTGTCAATAACACAACTGAGTcaaggagaaacaaacaaactttgAGTATTTATCTTCTCATTATTCAGAGTGAAATCCTAAATAGTAAGCCTAATATACTACTTTTCCCTTTGGAGAAGACATACCAAAGTTATAGGTATGGTgggtataatttatttttattttaaaaaattctaagatCAAACAAGCCTAAGAAACACTAGGCTAATGAAGTTAAAGAAGTTACTTTGTTGCAGAATCTACTGCAGTCTTTATCATACTTATATGCAATAAAAATCACCAAAACAAGGATATATTATTGTGCTACATTCACCCAAAATATTTCACTCAGGAGTGTATTTCTGTAGAAAATCTTAGCATTCTAAGgaataaactttggaaaacacTGTCACAAGAGATGTGGCAAATAAGGGATAAAGATATCTGGTTACTTGTATAATAAGATTCTACCTGGTCATAACCAAGGATTGGCCTTAAAGTGTTTAAGAAATGCAGTctacagggactgaacccaactGTTGCACTGTATTAAATCACTTCAAGAAGACGACAGTGGTAGCAGTGCAGCATTTGAATCTCTCCTCTAAAAGAACAGATTCCAAGATCTAAGACAACATTTACACCGGACAAGCTGTCCCCAAGAACCCTAAATGTAAGTAAATGAGAACAAGAAACTACGTGTGGGAGGAAGTGGCTAGGATCCACAAGCTTTTTGACATCTTCCGAACAGTAGAACCTTAAATCACCCACAAAAGCACACTGGATATATGGGTCAATCTGAGAACAGCATTCATAGGGTTCAATTCATGGACAAGAGCTAAGGGACCTTGATGCAATAAGATCTGACAGAGCAGCAgactgaaaataacaaaatgaagctCTCTTCCAAGACAATGCTTCCCAATGACAAGTTCTGGAAATCGAACCCAAACTGACTAGAATAGGAATATAAAGACAAGGAAATCGATCACAATATCTGACAAGGATAGCAGTAAAAACGTAATGCAAAACTAAATCATTGCTaagcagaaaacagcaaaatattttaaaaactgtagtgAGGTTTATTCTAGAAATACAAAGCAGTTTCATTAGACGATCCAGTAAGAAGATAATGAGAACTAAGGAGAAAAATTATAAGACCACATTCATGGGTACAGaagagtatttgaaaaaaaaaaaattctattttgaaatgTAGAGattaagcagaaaagaaataagCTGGAATACGTAAGATGATTCACAAAACAGTAAAATGAGCaatgaaaaaagagataaaattatcACATTCACTAAAGAAAAAGTACAGCTTACTTTCTCCACTAAAACTGACaaggattaaaaataattatccagTGTTGATAAATGTTAGAAATGGGCATTCCTAAACACTGCTGGCAGTAGCACAAATCTCTATCTTTTCTCAAATGAAGAATTTGGCAAAATATATCTAAAGCATTAAATATTGGCATATCTATCAAAAAACCTGTTGTAAAAATATATGGTGTTATGCACATAAAACTGGAAATGTTAACAGTAATGGTCTCTGGATGGTGGGATTATAGctgatttgaattttcttttgtttagctaaatattttataatgaacatATAACTTTGGTTCaaagaatcattatttttaaatcatgcaaTTCCCTATTTTAAAGTAAGTGTTTTTCCATTACTCATCTAAATATTTTACTAATTCTAAAATAACAAATATGTGGCACAAATAGTTCTCTTTCTGCCACAATTCAACTCCATTAGACTATAAACTCCTAGGAGCACAGAGATTatgtttctcttctttacttttacatatttaaaaaaaaaaaaggtggcatAGTGGTTGGCACAGAacagattaataaatatttgctaaatggtTGGAATTTACATTCCTCATTACATTTTCCTCTTATACCCACTGCTTATAATTTAAGTGTCTgcctcatccaaaaaaaaaaaattatcacatacctttaaaatctttttgagAGCTTGTTTCAAGTTGCTGTGACTGTGCCACTGTTTTCAACATCTCCTGAATTACAACCCGATCACTATTTCCAGCATcactacacaaaataaaaatagtgataaatatatacatgtaaatatttaataagtacTAGCCATTATTCATAAGCTAAGAAAAATGTTGAAGATCTTCAGtgattaaaattttaagcaaACTGAGTGACACtacattcacaaaactaaaagTGAAGTGTTTTAGGATCACTAAACATACTCCTATACTCAACTACAATTTGATTAATAACTGAAAACACCAAGCATGTTCTTAATATTAAGTTTATTGCCACTTAAAAAGAGCCACAGCTATTAACAGTATCAAATACTTTGACACTTCTGTATCCACTATATCCACTATAGTTAATACCTAGTCACAGCTAATTTCTTAGCTATCTACAACTattccaaatataaaaataacctgTTAAGATAAACTGGATCTGTATTCTTCTTCTCCATCCCCAAAACAGCAAAGCTGTGAGAACAAGCCTAGACAAGTCGTTCCAGTACCAGCAGAGTTGATTAAAGGTCTTAGAAAGGGGATGGGATGAGCAAATGGAGTTCAGGATACAAAACAGAACTCTGTAAGCTGTTGACTTATAGGCATTACCAGTCATTTATACCAATATCATTGCTTTAACACTTAAGCCCTAAACCTCACAAACCAAAATAAGTCACCTGGTTAATTTAGGCTGAATGTCAATTCCAAAcacctgaaaaacaaaaagcttaatCTCCAATTGACTATTCGTGCTACAAAGAACTCTTAATGAGGAAAAGAGGGCAAAGAAATCAGCTTTAGTTTATTTTCCCAAACAGCCATCAAGTCTTTCTCAATATATTAGATCAATATACCCTCTAATCAAAAAacggaagaaaaatggaaagaatgaacTAGTAATCCTAATCcactttgtaaaatattttctcaggcatTTACAAACTTTTTAGACATACTTTGCTCACCAGTTCTGAATAAGTCAATATAAGAAAAATTTACTGACTACTCAAAGTACTTTGTGTAACACACAGAGCTCTATAGAGCAAGAAAACttaattatcaaaaatatttgaCTTGGAGGAGGGGtctcagagagaagggaaagtggAAAGGTTCTAGGCTCCCTATTTCACACAGGGCAGcttcatttttatctgttttatattttgtctctCCATACATGATTTTCATATCAAAAAAGCATTCTACTCTTTAAAAAAGTCTGAACACCACTATTCTAAAAATGCTTATTTCTATGTAGTAGCCACTTACCTAGGATTAACTTCAAGGTGGTAATTGCTTGCAATAGTgctaatttcaattttctttttagatGGAGTCTGTGGacaaagaaaatagttttaatgTTTATTGGCTATTTCTCCTATTATctgtatttcattgtttttttaattatataaacacTTTAtgtttactataaaaataaaactttagatAATCACCACTAATGTTAGCCCTATTCTTAATGTGCAGGTAAACACACATTTTTATATACACTAGGTCATATCGCACATCATGTTTCTAGTGGATCACTTTTTTACTTTACCTCCAGAAACCTCCAACCATCCCCAGTTATTAGCAAATCATCATTATAAACAATCTGCATATGTCCTTTCACAGCCTGCTCCAcaataatacacaaaaataaacacatactaTTAATAACACATTACTGTATAGTGTGTTTcctataaaaattgtttttaaaagaggtaatcatatatatatttctctgtttCAAAGTGAAATGCTTACTGTGATGGTCTGATGTTCAATTCTCAATTTTTCCACTCCAACACCATAAAGTTCACGTAGAATACACATAATTCTTGTCTTTTTTCCAGCACCTGATGGTCCATACactaacagatgaggaaagtcaCCACACTGCACCTGGAATAAAAAGGAGAAGGCATTTTCCCTAGAGAAGCCAGTGCTCCTACGTGTAGAAAATACTTTTTATGCATGAAATATTTTGTGTCTCTATGAAAGTTCGaaaacatgtgtgtgtgaatgaacaTAGAGACAGACATATCTTTAACTATGAAATCGATATTCCCCTGGGATTAACGCTATATAACTTATATATCTAGCACAGTACATGTAAGATACAACACTATATGCTAGAAAGCAAGAAATCCCAAACCTGGCTGGCTACCAGATGTgctaaaaaaacttttaataaaagacTGATTAATTCCAGGACTCCATCCACAAGATTACGATTCAGTAACGGAGACTATGATGCCTGCCATAGTTTGCACTTCTACAAAGAGTCCCTTTGATAGGAAATGAGTGCATTTGGTTTCATTTGGAAGGTAAAGGAAAATTTTGTAGGGGAGAAGGAAAGCAAAGGGGGGAAAGGCAGCCAACAAGTGTTATCAACTTAAATACCACTCTGGACATCTGGAGCTTGATCCTGCTGGGGATACACCTGAAGCCAGTGTGAAAATACATTACAGTATTAAACCACCCAAGGAATGGGGAAGCTGGAGTAtgatacattcagttcagttcagtcactcagttgtgtccgactctttgcgaccccatgaatcgcagcacgccaggcctccctatccatcaccaactcccggaatttacccaaactcatgtccattgagtcagtgatgccatccagccatctctcctctgtcgtccccttctcctcctgcccccaatccttcccagcatcagggtctttaacgagtcaactcttcgcatcaggtggccaaagtattggactgaacttcagcatcagtccttccaatgaacacccaggactgatctcctttaggatggactggttggatctccttgcagtccaagggactctcaagggtcttctctaacaccacagttcaaaagcatcaattcttcgtgctcagctttcttcacagtccaactcccacatcccgacatgactactggaaaaaccatagccttgactagacggagctttgttggcaaagtaatgtctctgctttttaatgctatctaggttgatcataactttccttccaaggagtaagcatcttttaatttcatggttgcaatcaccatctgcagtgattttggacactACCTCTCCTCAAACCTTTGCTAGCTTGGGAAAGAACACGGGGGAGAAGGCGTTAATTCCCTGGCATTTCAAGTCTGCTTAGAGGTGTCAGCAAGAAAAAGCCTCCAGCAAGTGCAGATGCTGGGAGCTGGAAGTCGGGTCTGCGTAATCTCACAAGTTAAGAGCAAGAGAATGGAGTAGGCCGCTGACAGTTCTGTATCACAGAACAAGACTATGTGTTTTAAATATGTtcacaggtgattctgatgctcagTCAGGCCTGGGGATCAATGCTGTGAAGGTTATAAAGATGACAAGAACACAGACCTTAACTTCAGATGCATAAAATCTTGTGGAGTGTAACTTTATAAAtaaccatttaaaaacaaataagtatCAACAGAAGTGCTGTTAAGTGAACTTTAATACTTTACAAACTTATCTATCGCTggcactgaaagaaaaaagtgtcAAGGAAAGGAACTATTCACCTAATACAGTGCATGGAAAAAGGAGGTGCTCCACAAATACAgccttcatttttcaaatttcgaactcagcaaaaataaaagttatgcTGCAAGTGTTTCACAGTTTTATTAAGTTGAAAATTAAAACGTAAACAGGTGAATGCTTTAGAAAAGCATATCTATTAACTCAAGACTAACATACTAAATCTCTGCCCAAATATTTATTCCAAATCCTATACAATAAAAAACgggacaaagaaaataaaatacacccCATGgttaagaaaatcaaagaggacagtCCTCAGGGAGACTTTGTTTGCAAGCACAGTCCCCGGCCCCACAGTCTGTCCCGGTCCCTGTTTTACTTTTCTCCACAGCACCTGACACTTTCTCAAGCCGGAGGGCCAAGCTCCGCTCGTGAGGGGCGCGAAACCCCTGAGTGGCGCACCTCCCCTCCCCCGGCTCTCTCCGGCCCGTCCCGCCGACTCACCAGGTTGCGCAGCTGGGCCGCCTGCTCCTTGTGATAGTCCAGCTGTCCCAAGGAGCAGGGCCGGTATTTGTCCACCCAGAGGCTCATTCCAGCCCGAGTTCCGAGGGTCAGACACTCGAATGTCCCGCGCGCGCGGGATGTGTGTCCCCAACACACACCCGCAAACAAGTTTTCCCGCGATCTCCAAATCTCGCGACATCACTACCGGCTTGTTCGCGTAGTTAGGGACGGAAAGACTACGGAAGCCTAGTTTGGACAGAATTGGTCTCAATGTCGGAACCGCCTATTTATTAAtgttcattgtttcatttaataatttaCTCTTTGCTCTCACCCATATCATAGTACAGGAATTATTAAGCAAAACTGGAAAATTGGCTCTGATACTCTAGGAGTCAAATCTGGGTACTTCAGAGAGACCACCCTTCTGAACTCatttcattcgttcattcattcactcgttCCTTCCACTGAAACCTACCAACTATTTACCTTGTGGAGTTCTATATTTGGCACCAGAATATATCGGCTTGGGACTTGTCTCACGTGGCAGGGACCAAAACAAGCTCTATTGAGTAAACAGCTAAAATTAAGATCTAATCTTCATTACCTTTCCTGACCTCCATTCCTCAAGATTCTTACTGGATTTAAAGCTAAGGAATCAGAAAGGTCGTGAAAAAGCTACAGAAATGTGACCACTCAAACTGCACCTCTTAAATGCACTTCTCTCGATGTATGTAATTTTAATTACGTGTTTAACTTACACTTTTACTTTACATATTGTTCAGAATCCTAAATATTGCAACGGGTCAGGAATTAATTTCCAATATGTGTAACCTTCTATCAAGGTCCCTCCCTCATTCACTTATGACACAAGAATTTATTGTATTCTCTGAATCATCATATTTACTTAATTATTCATATGTGCAGGAAATTACTCGGCACAATTAATAACAACATTAAATAAAAGACACAGTCTTTATTCGCaaaaaaacttttgaaacaaCCTGGAAGACCTCCACCTTAAGACCTTTCCACTTAGGCTTTCATCCCAGTGCACTTCTCTGGGGCAAACCTGTAACTGGTTCTTGCCAGAATCAGGAGTAACGTTCTTCTTCAGGCTGGatctaattttgtttctttaaagtgGAAGAAATTTCATGGTTGCAAGAAGCTGAGAGACCAGTTAAGGGCATAAAAGGATATATGAAACTTTGGCTTTACCCCTGTGCTaatgagttttcttcttttcatatacTTGGACAGATTTGGACCTTCTTTTTCAGAGAGCATACCCAGAAAAATTTGCTGGTATCCTGGCctctatttatttaataaaaatgagaaagttctGACCCTTTTTCTTATAATTTGTTCTCTGATTGTCAATGATCAACTATAATTGGTAAATACAACTTATAATAAAGCATCAGTTATAATTCCATTCCCTCATTTAACACAGGACTAATAGGCAGATCCTTTTCTgcactttagaaataaaattaaatactaagagaaaattttgaagagattatgaATGTAAAATTTATAGTAAATTATGGCA from Cervus canadensis isolate Bull #8, Minnesota chromosome 9, ASM1932006v1, whole genome shotgun sequence carries:
- the RFC3 gene encoding replication factor C subunit 3; translated protein: MSLWVDKYRPCSLGQLDYHKEQAAQLRNLVQCGDFPHLLVYGPSGAGKKTRIMCILRELYGVGVEKLRIEHQTITTPSKKKIEISTIASNYHLEVNPSDAGNSDRVVIQEMLKTVAQSQQLETSSQKDFKVVLLTEVDKLTKDAQHALRRTMEKYMSTCRLILCCNSTSKVIPPIRSRCLAVRVPAPSIEDICHVLSTVCKKEGLNLPPQLAHRLAEKSCRNLRKALLMCEACRVQQYPFTADQEIPETDWEVYLRETANAIVSQQTPQRLLEVRGRLYELLTHCIPPEIIMKGLLSELLHNCDGQLKGEVAQMAAYYEHRLQLGSKAIYHLEAFVAKFMALYKKFMEDGLEGMIF